CCCGAGCCGCTCGGGCCCATGATCGCGAGGAGCTGCCCGCGCGGGACCTCGAGGTCGATGCCGTGCAGGACGCGCACCGCGCTCGGGCCGTCGCCGTACGACTTGGTGATGCCCTCGAGGCGCAGGCTGGGCGTGTCCTCAGGCATTGCGGATCGCCACCACCGGGTCGAGGCGCGCCGCGCGGCGCGCGGGCCACGCGGCGGCCACCAGCCCCACCGCGACCGCGCCCGCCACCGTCGCTGCGAAGAGGCTCGGGGGCATCTCGACCGGGAACTGCGGCGTGCCGTCCGGGTTGGCGCCGAGGCCCTCGAAGAGCTTGCCCAGCCCGTACCCCGCCCCGCAGCCGACCAGGGAGCCGAACAGCGCGAGGAAGGCGCCTTGCCAGAGGAAGACGCGCATCACCAGCACCCGGCTCGCGCCGCCCGCGCGCAGGATCCCGATCTCGCCCGACTTCTGCACGACCGAGACGACGAGCACGCTGCTGATGCCCATCGCCACCGCGATGACCACGAAGAGGGTGATCAGGAAGCCGGAGTTGCTCTGGCCCTCGAGGCCGACGAGGAGCTGCCCGTTGGTGCGCATCCAGCTGTCGGCGACGAGCCCGCTGTCGGCCGCGATGCGGTCGGCCACGCGGTCGGCGTCGAAGACGTCGTCGACCCGGACGTGGATGTCGGAGACGCCGCCCACGATCGACAGCAGCGTCTGGCCGCTCCGGAGCGGGAGGATCACCCAGCGGCGGTTCACGTCTCGGTTGCCGAGGTCGAAGACGCCCGACACGCGGAAGCGCTGGCCGAAGCCGCTCGCCGGGCGCACGCGCAAGGTGTCGCCCACTTCGATGCCGAGGTCGTCGGCCAGCTCCTCGCCGATCAGCGCCTCGCCGCCGCCGAGGGAGTAGCGGCCCTCGGTGATTCGGCTCGCGAGCGGGATCACGCGATCGATCCGGTCGGGGAAGCCGGCGATGACCACCACCGCGCGGTTGGCCGAGCCGCGCACCGCGAGCGCGGGGCCGGTCGCGATGGGAGAGGCGGCGGCCACCCCGGGCCACTCGTCGAGCCGCGCCGTCAGGGCCTGCCACGAGGCGACGCTCCGCAGCCGCTGATCGGGCTGCACGCGCTGGCGCAGGAGCACCTCGCCGTCCCGGGCGTCGCGCACGTCGAGGGGCGCCTCCCGCGGGGCGTGCACGACCACGTGCGGCTGGCTGCCGAGGGTGCGCTCGATGAGCGAGGCCTGCAGCCCGCTCAGCAGGCCGGTGAGGAAGACGACCACCGCCGAGCCGAGCGCCACGCCGCCGACGATGAGCAGGGTCTGCGAGCGGCCCTCGCGCAGGAAGCGCAGGGCGAGGAAGAGATCGGTGATCACGGCGCGGCCCGCGCGGGGCTGCCCGCCTCGAGCGAGGCGTCGATCACGAAGACGGCGCGCTCCCCCTCGCGGAGGCCGTCGGTCACCTGCAGCTGCTCGTCGCCGCGGAGGCCGAGCGTGACGGGGCGGCGGGCCAGGCGGCCGCCTTCGACGACCCAGACCCAGGGCGCGTCGGTCGCGGCGTCTTGCACGAGCGAGGCCGGCAACACGAGCGCGTCGTCGGCGCGGGCGACCTCGATCTCGACCGAGACGGTCATGTTGGGGCGGAGGAAGTCGATGGTCTCGGTCGGGAGCAGGCGCACCTCCACCGTGCCGCGCTCGGGGTCGACCGAGGGCGCGATGAAGCTCACCCGCGCGTCGAAGGGGTGGTCGGCGTAGGCGTCACAGAGCACGCGCGCGGGCTGGTCGATGGCGAGCTGCGAGAGGTGGCGCTCGTCGGGGTCGACGCTGAGGATCGGTGGGCCGTCGGCCGCCATCACGAAGAGCACCGCGCCGGGCCGAGCGGTGTCTCCCTGCTCCACGCGGCGCTCGAGGATCACGCCGGCGACCGGGGCGGAGATCGTGGTCTGGGTCAGGCGCTCCTCCGCGAGCGAGAGGTTGGCGAGCGCCTCGCCGACGGCGGCGGTGGCCGCGCGCCGGTCCGCGCCCCGGGCCGCGCTCAGCTCGAGCTCCGCGCCCCGCTCGGCGCTGCGGGCGCGGGAGAGCGCGTCGCGCGCGGCGTCGAGGCGGTCCCGTGGCCACGCGCCGGTGGAGACGAGGCGCTGCGCCTGCTCGAAGGCGCGCTCGGCCTCGCTGAGCTGACTCTGCGCGGTCGAGAGGCTCTGCTGGGCCACGCCCGGCGCGATGCGGCGGCTGCGCCCGCTCGCGGCCTGGGTGCGCGCGAGGGTGGCCCGCGCCCGCGCGACCTCCGCCTCGGCCGCGGTGGCCTCGAGCCGCGCGAGCACCTGCCCCGCCTCCACCGCGTCGCCCTCGTCGGCGAGCACCTCGAGCACCGGCGCCTCGGCGCGGGCGGCCAGCTCCACCTCGGCCGGCGGCAGCACGCGCCCGCTCACGAGCACGGTCTGCACCGCGTCGGCCCGCTCCACCGCGGTCGCGGCGAGCTCCGGCCCGCGCACCTGCCGCACGACGATCCACGCCGCGATCGCGGCGAGCGCCACGCCGCCCAACATCTTGCCCCAGTGCTCGCGCAACATCGTCGGCGCTCCAACTACCCCCCGACGCCGAGGCTACCAACTCGGGGACGGCGAAGGTGGATCCCGACTGGGCGAGGCGCGTCCGGTATGATCGAGCGCGATGGTCCGCTCCCTGTCGTACACGGCCTTCTTCGCGCTGTTCCTCGCTGCCTGCTCGGGGCCGAGTCCCGCCCCCGACGCGGGGAGCCCTCCACTCGACGCGAGCGCGCGTCTCGACGCGGCGTCCCGGAGCGACGCGGGCACGCCTCCGGTCGACGCGGGCCGCGAACCCGACGACGCCGGCGTGCGCGACGCGGGCGCGGAGCCGGACGCGGGGACCGACGCGGGGACCGACGCGGGGATCGACGGGGGCGTGGAGGCGGGCCCGTTCCAGCTCTTCGTGGCCACCGACGGCGACGACACGAGCCCGGGCACCCGCGCGAGGCCGCTCCGGACCCTCGAGCGCGCGCACGCGATGTTGATGGCGTCGCGCCCGGGAAGCGACGTGGAGATTCGCATCGCGCCGGGCGTCTACGTCGGCCAGCACGTCGTCTGGCGCTACTTCGACGCGGCCCACACCACGCGCTTCCTCCCCCGCGACTGGACCGGATCCGGCACGCCCGAGCGCCCCGTGTTCGATGGCGACGGCGCCCGGATGCTCTTCTACCTGAATCGCACGTCGGCCAGGAGCGGCGCGCGCACCAACCTCGAGTTCCACTGGCTGCACCTGCGCGACTACGTCGTCGCCGGCCTCACCTTCGCGAGCAACCGCGATGACCCCGCCGGCTTCTCGAGTCACAACCGGGTCGAGGACTGTGTGTTCGAGGACATCGGGAACGTCGGCGGCGAGCCCGACGCGGGCCTCGGCGGCGTGGTCCTCAGCAACACGCGCGACAGCGCCGTCCTGCGCAGCACCTTCCGACGCCTGGTCAACACGCCGGCGGACGCGGGGCTGATCCACGGCGTCTATCTCTCGCACCACGCGACCGGGAACGTGGTCAGCCACAACACCTTCCGAACCATCTCCGGCGACCCCATCCGCGTGCGCGACGCGAGCCACTTCAACACCTTCCACCACAACACCTTCCGCGACGCGGGCGAGGCGGCGATCTTCGGAGACTGGTACTGCCATGACCGCCCCGAGTGCGTGCGCAGGGAGTGCCCGTCGTTCGGCAACGCGCTCCGCTACAGCGACCTGGGCTGCACGGGCCACGGCGGCGCGGTCGTCCCGCTCTTCTATTTCCACCACGGCCGGGCCTGCGTCCCGAGCGGCTGCCCCGACCTCTTCATGTCGGGCGAGTCGCGTCTCGTGACGTCGGGCAACTCGCTCCCGGACCGAGACGGCGACGGGACCGCCGACTGCTCGCTCGGCCCGACGCAGCCTCGCGGCTCCTGCCCCTGACGCGCTCCGAGCTCGGACCCGGATCAGAAGCTGACGAAGCCGTTGCGCAGGTCGTTGCCGCGGCCGGTGGCCCACAGGACGCAGGCGTCGGTGGAGCCGGGGACGGTGTAGACGAGGACCTGGCGCTCGCGGTCGTCGCCGTCCTTCAAGCTGACGACGATCTCGAGCGCGCCGTCGCCGTCCACGTCCGCGATCGTCGGGACGGGCATCGCGCCGCGGCCGGGGAGCGGGACGCGATGCTGCTCGGCGCCGTTCGCGCCGAGCACGAAGAGGGCGCTCTGGTCCGCGTCGGGCGAGTAGGTCGCGAAGACGATCTCGGGCACGCCGTCGCCCGAGAGATCGGCGACGGCGACGCCCGCGGTGAGCACGCGGTCGAGGGTGGTGTAGGTCGCCTCCCAGAGCGGCTCGGCCCGCGCGTCGACGGCGTGGATGCGGCCGTCGAAGCCGGCGAAGACCATCTCCGGGCCGGCGCGCTCGGGGTCGAGATCGACCACCGCGACCTGGTTGGTGGCGCCGACCACGTTCGTGCCCTCGTAGTCCCAGAGCCCCGCGAGGTAGTCGGGCGCGTGGAACGGCGTCGACCAGGCGTCGAGCCGGCTGCCGTCGGGGTGCAGCACCCAGAGGGCCACGCCGCGGAGGCGATCGTCCTGCGACGCGTTCTGCACCGAGCCGAGCACGATCAGATCGTTGGCGCCGTCTCCGTCCACGTCGGCGATCGCGGGCGCCGAGTTGGTGAAGTGC
This sequence is a window from Sandaracinaceae bacterium. Protein-coding genes within it:
- a CDS encoding ABC transporter permease, coding for MITDLFLALRFLREGRSQTLLIVGGVALGSAVVVFLTGLLSGLQASLIERTLGSQPHVVVHAPREAPLDVRDARDGEVLLRQRVQPDQRLRSVASWQALTARLDEWPGVAAASPIATGPALAVRGSANRAVVVIAGFPDRIDRVIPLASRITEGRYSLGGGEALIGEELADDLGIEVGDTLRVRPASGFGQRFRVSGVFDLGNRDVNRRWVILPLRSGQTLLSIVGGVSDIHVRVDDVFDADRVADRIAADSGLVADSWMRTNGQLLVGLEGQSNSGFLITLFVVIAVAMGISSVLVVSVVQKSGEIGILRAGGASRVLVMRVFLWQGAFLALFGSLVGCGAGYGLGKLFEGLGANPDGTPQFPVEMPPSLFAATVAGAVAVGLVAAAWPARRAARLDPVVAIRNA
- a CDS encoding efflux RND transporter periplasmic adaptor subunit, producing the protein MLREHWGKMLGGVALAAIAAWIVVRQVRGPELAATAVERADAVQTVLVSGRVLPPAEVELAARAEAPVLEVLADEGDAVEAGQVLARLEATAAEAEVARARATLARTQAASGRSRRIAPGVAQQSLSTAQSQLSEAERAFEQAQRLVSTGAWPRDRLDAARDALSRARSAERGAELELSAARGADRRAATAAVGEALANLSLAEERLTQTTISAPVAGVILERRVEQGDTARPGAVLFVMAADGPPILSVDPDERHLSQLAIDQPARVLCDAYADHPFDARVSFIAPSVDPERGTVEVRLLPTETIDFLRPNMTVSVEIEVARADDALVLPASLVQDAATDAPWVWVVEGGRLARRPVTLGLRGDEQLQVTDGLREGERAVFVIDASLEAGSPARAAP
- a CDS encoding right-handed parallel beta-helix repeat-containing protein; this translates as MVRSLSYTAFFALFLAACSGPSPAPDAGSPPLDASARLDAASRSDAGTPPVDAGREPDDAGVRDAGAEPDAGTDAGTDAGIDGGVEAGPFQLFVATDGDDTSPGTRARPLRTLERAHAMLMASRPGSDVEIRIAPGVYVGQHVVWRYFDAAHTTRFLPRDWTGSGTPERPVFDGDGARMLFYLNRTSARSGARTNLEFHWLHLRDYVVAGLTFASNRDDPAGFSSHNRVEDCVFEDIGNVGGEPDAGLGGVVLSNTRDSAVLRSTFRRLVNTPADAGLIHGVYLSHHATGNVVSHNTFRTISGDPIRVRDASHFNTFHHNTFRDAGEAAIFGDWYCHDRPECVRRECPSFGNALRYSDLGCTGHGGAVVPLFYFHHGRACVPSGCPDLFMSGESRLVTSGNSLPDRDGDGTADCSLGPTQPRGSCP